In Ruania alkalisoli, the DNA window TCGTCATCGTTGGAGACCGGCATGGTCTTCGGTGGGGTGCGCGGGAACTCCCCGCCCGGGGGGTCCCTTCGCTTGCGCAACCGGTCCACCGTCATCACGACCGCGACGGCCGTCCCGTGCAGAATCGCTGCCGCTGCGAGCCACCAGGCCAGCATGCGCCGACCCCGACGGATCGTCTCACCCACCCTCGACATGGCCTCACCGTACCTGCCTGGGCGCGCCCGGTGTCAGGCGGGCTCGCGCTCAGAGCGCAGTGAAGAGCAACGTTCGGCCGGTGCGCCCGGTGACCCACTCTGCCCGCACCCCGTACACCTGGGCGATGAGGTCGGGGGTGAGCACGTCCGCCGGGGCGCCTGCTGCGGCGACCTCCCCCTGGTGCAGCACGAGCACCTGGTCGCAGGCGTGGGCCGCGTGGGCGAGATCGTGCAGGGCCATCAGCACCCCGGTGCCGGCGTCGGCCACCTCACGGACGAGCGCGAGCATCGCCAGCTGCGCGGCGACGTCGAGGTGGTTGGTCGGTTCGTCCAGCAGCAGCAGTCGCGGCTGCTGGGCGAGCGCCCGGGCGAGCTGGACGCGTTGGCGCTCACCCCCGGAGAGAGTGGCGAAGTCCCGATCGGCGAGCTGGGCTGCCCCCGCCCGGGTCAGACACTCCTGCGCCAGGTCGAGGTCCGCCGGGGAGTCGCCGCCGAACGGCCCGCGGTGGGGGATCCGGCCCAGCAGCACCACCTCGCGTGCGCTGAGGGTGATCTCGGCGTGGGCCTCCTGCTCCACGAATGCCATCGCCTGTGCCCGGGTGCGGCGGTTGAGCTCGCGGGCGTCGGTGCCGTCCAGGCGCAGCAGCCCGGCGCTCGGGGGGAGGGCACCGATCAGCACCCGCAGCAGCGTGGACTTCCCGGACCCGTTCGGACCGAGGATCCCGGTCACCTCGCCGGCGCGCAGGCTCAGCGAGACCTCCCGCAGCAGTTCGGCGGACTCGACCCGGTAGCCCAGACCCTCGGCCGTCAGGTCCGCGACCTCGATCTGTGGTGGGGCGCTCATGAGTTTCCCCGGTTGCGTAGCAGCAGCCAGGCGAACACCGGCGCCCCGATCGCGGCCGTGAGGATGCCCACGGGGACTTCAGACGGTTCGAAGATCGTTCGCGCCCCGGTATCGGCCCACACGAGGAAGACGGCTCCGCCCAGCGCGGCCAGCGGCAGCAACCGCACGTGCCGTGCGCCCACCAGCAGGCGCACCACGTGCGGCAGCACCAGGCCCACGAAGCCGATCGATCCGCTGACGCTCACCAGG includes these proteins:
- a CDS encoding ABC transporter ATP-binding protein → MSAPPQIEVADLTAEGLGYRVESAELLREVSLSLRAGEVTGILGPNGSGKSTLLRVLIGALPPSAGLLRLDGTDARELNRRTRAQAMAFVEQEAHAEITLSAREVVLLGRIPHRGPFGGDSPADLDLAQECLTRAGAAQLADRDFATLSGGERQRVQLARALAQQPRLLLLDEPTNHLDVAAQLAMLALVREVADAGTGVLMALHDLAHAAHACDQVLVLHQGEVAAAGAPADVLTPDLIAQVYGVRAEWVTGRTGRTLLFTAL